AGCCGAGTCAGCGTAGGACTGACAGAGGAAGTAACGTCCGGGAGGGGGTCCGGGGGCACGGCATAAGGACCGGCAGACGGGCAGCGCCCGGGAGGGGTCCGGGGACGCTGCATAGGGACCGGCAGACGGGCAGCGTCCGGGAGGGGGTCCGGGGGCGAAGCCCGCCGGGCGGGGTGTGGGGGTTGCACCCCCACAGAACACTCAGCGGAACGAGCGAGGCCCACGCCCTCTGTGGGCATGGGCCTCGCACTCGTGGAGCTGCCGGGAATCGAACCCGGGTCCTCCGCCGCGTCTCCAGGGCTTCTCCGTGTGCAGTTCGCTGTGTCTCTACTTGGATCTCCGAGTCTCGCGAACAAGCTCAGATGACGATCCCAGTCGCTGTTTGATTTTCCGTCCGGGTCCGCGACCGGCTCGGACGGTAAGTCCCTCTAGCTGATGCCAGTACCCGGGTCGAGGGACGAACCCGGACTGACAGAGACGACCTACTGCTTAGGCAGCGAGGGCGTACTCGCGCTGATTGGAATCGGCGCTTAATTGGTTGCAATGACGCTTACGGTGGTCTCTTGCCTGCACCGACACGCTTCCCCTAGATCTACGTACGCAGTCGAAACCGTTCAGCCCCGTACGTCCCAGCACCTTGCCGGGCTGTTCATATTAACACCGGCCGATGCCGGGTTCTTCCCATTATTCGGCGGGTGTCACGCCACGGCGATGAGTCCGACGGCGGTGAGCGCGAGCACCATCCCTACCTGCTGTAACCGTCCGACGCGCTCGCCGAGCAGCACCATGGCGAGTAGGACGGTCGCGGCCGGGTAGAGCGAGCCGAGCACGCTGACCAGCGAGAGCATGGAACCGTGGAAGGCGTACAGCAGGGCTGCGTTGCTGATCACATCGAGGACGCTGATGTAGCAGGCGAGGCGGAGCGGTTCGCCGCGGAGCCGCTGGAATTGCCCGGCCGCGGCGGCGACCAGCCAGATCACCAGGCTGGCGGCGATGCGCTGCGCGAGCAGCGGCCAGAGTCCGGCCGAGGCGGCGGTTTCGTGCAGGAACACGAAGGTGAACCCGTAGGCGACGCCGGAGCCGACGGTGAGCAGCGCGACCCGTCTGGTGAAACGCAGTTCCCGGCCGCCGGTGATCTCCTCGGTCACCTCGTCCGGTGATTCGCGGCTGACCAGCAGCACCGCGATGAGCGCGAACACGATGCCCGCGTACGCGAGCGGGCTGGGGCGTTCGCCGATCAACAGGCCGATCAGCACCGGAATCCCGGCGACGAGCAGCGCGGTGAGCGGGGACACCACGGCCATCGGACCTGCGGCCAGCGCCGCGTAGAACCACCAGACCGCGAATCCGCTGGCGACACCGGCGGCGAGTCCCCACACCATCGAGACCGCGTCGATGTCCCCGGCGACGAACGGCAGCACTGCCAGGACCAGGACGACCGACAGCGGATAGGAGTAGATGACCACACGCAGCGCGTTCACCCGCCGGGCCGCGACCCCACCGAAGAAATCGCTGACGCCGTAACCCAGCGCAGCGACCAGCCCCAGCAGGACCGCCGTCAACGCATGCCTTTGATCCGCCGCCCTAGCTCGCGGGTGACCTCACGCTCTGCGGTGCGCTTCGCCATGTCCTGGCGCTTGTCGTAGTCCTGCTTACCTTTGGCGAGAGCCAGTTCGACTTTCACCTTGCCGTCGGAGAAGTACATGGACAGCGGAACCAGCGTCTGGTTGCCTTCCCGCGACTTGCCGACCAGGCGATCGATCTCACGCTTGTGCAGCAACAGCTTCCGCACCCGGCGCGGGGAATGGTTGGTCCAGGTGCCGTGGCTGAACTCCGGGATGTGCAGCCCGCGCAGCCACACCTCGCCGTTGTCGACCGTCGCGAACGCGTCCACCAGCGAGGCTTTGCCCTCACGCAGGCTCTTGACCTCGGTACCAACCAGCGCGATCCCGGCCTCGTAGACGTCCAGGATCGTGTAGTTGTGCCGCGCCCGGCGATTGGTCGCGATGACCTTACGCCCCTGTTCCTTCATAACGATCAACCTTAAGTGACGCGGCAACCCGATTATTCCCA
This genomic stretch from Nocardia brasiliensis ATCC 700358 harbors:
- a CDS encoding DMT family transporter yields the protein MTAVLLGLVAALGYGVSDFFGGVAARRVNALRVVIYSYPLSVVLVLAVLPFVAGDIDAVSMVWGLAAGVASGFAVWWFYAALAAGPMAVVSPLTALLVAGIPVLIGLLIGERPSPLAYAGIVFALIAVLLVSRESPDEVTEEITGGRELRFTRRVALLTVGSGVAYGFTFVFLHETAASAGLWPLLAQRIAASLVIWLVAAAAGQFQRLRGEPLRLACYISVLDVISNAALLYAFHGSMLSLVSVLGSLYPAATVLLAMVLLGERVGRLQQVGMVLALTAVGLIAVA
- the smpB gene encoding SsrA-binding protein SmpB, whose product is MKEQGRKVIATNRRARHNYTILDVYEAGIALVGTEVKSLREGKASLVDAFATVDNGEVWLRGLHIPEFSHGTWTNHSPRRVRKLLLHKREIDRLVGKSREGNQTLVPLSMYFSDGKVKVELALAKGKQDYDKRQDMAKRTAEREVTRELGRRIKGMR